The Pleuronectes platessa chromosome 13, fPlePla1.1, whole genome shotgun sequence genome includes a window with the following:
- the thpo gene encoding thrombopoietin isoform X3, whose product MALSRLLLLCMVASEVWDAETKPIDFVCNRAARRVLNIVAEMESALYQERRGDIIASLRLLIEGVKVMRALSTPGCGTSLLQRLENNINNYLVILTHLQLSGPVETPSLSCVPLRSQSLTTVLLRYNQLISGKLERFMINMEDRCPHK is encoded by the exons ATGGCTTTAAGCA GACTCCTGCTGCTCTGTATGGTAGCCTCTGAGGTGTGGGATGCTGAGACGAAACCCATAGACTTTGTGTGTAATCGAGCCGCCAGAAGGGTTTTGAATATTGTGGCAGAAATGGAAAGTGCACTg taccaggagaggagaggagacatcaTTGCATCCTTGAGGCTTCTTATCGAAGGTGTGAAGGTCATGAGGGCCTTGAGTACGCCAGGATGTGGCACTTCACTGCTGCAGAGATTGGagaacaacatcaacaactatCTGGTCATTCTCACACACCTTCAGCTCAGT GGGCCAGTGGAGACTCCATCATTGTCTTGTGTTCCTCTGAGGTCGCAGAGTCTGACCACAGTCCTGCTGAGATACAACCAACTGATCTCAGGCAAACTGGAGAGGTTCATGATTAATATGGAAGACAGATGCCCTCACAAGTGA
- the thpo gene encoding thrombopoietin isoform X2: MALSRLLLLCMVASEVWDAETKPIDFVCNRAARRVLNIVAEMESALSDCNAVMTLSTPVQLPCTELHVASWEDKSYQERRGDIIASLRLLIEGVKVMRALSTPGCGTSLLQRLENNINNYLVILTHLQLSGPVETPSLSCVPLRSQSLTTVLLRYNQLISGKLERFMINMEDRCPHK, from the exons ATGGCTTTAAGCA GACTCCTGCTGCTCTGTATGGTAGCCTCTGAGGTGTGGGATGCTGAGACGAAACCCATAGACTTTGTGTGTAATCGAGCCGCCAGAAGGGTTTTGAATATTGTGGCAGAAATGGAAAGTGCACTg AGTGACTGCAATGCCGTCATGACCCTTTCCACACCGGTTCAGCTGCCCTGCACAGAGCTTCATGTAGCATCTTGGGAAGACAAATCA taccaggagaggagaggagacatcaTTGCATCCTTGAGGCTTCTTATCGAAGGTGTGAAGGTCATGAGGGCCTTGAGTACGCCAGGATGTGGCACTTCACTGCTGCAGAGATTGGagaacaacatcaacaactatCTGGTCATTCTCACACACCTTCAGCTCAGT GGGCCAGTGGAGACTCCATCATTGTCTTGTGTTCCTCTGAGGTCGCAGAGTCTGACCACAGTCCTGCTGAGATACAACCAACTGATCTCAGGCAAACTGGAGAGGTTCATGATTAATATGGAAGACAGATGCCCTCACAAGTGA
- the thpo gene encoding thrombopoietin isoform X1: MALSRLLLLCMVASEVWDAETKPIDFVCNRAARRVLNIVAEMESALSDCNAVMTLSTPVQLPCTELHVASWEDKSVLLQYQERRGDIIASLRLLIEGVKVMRALSTPGCGTSLLQRLENNINNYLVILTHLQLSGPVETPSLSCVPLRSQSLTTVLLRYNQLISGKLERFMINMEDRCPHK, translated from the exons ATGGCTTTAAGCA GACTCCTGCTGCTCTGTATGGTAGCCTCTGAGGTGTGGGATGCTGAGACGAAACCCATAGACTTTGTGTGTAATCGAGCCGCCAGAAGGGTTTTGAATATTGTGGCAGAAATGGAAAGTGCACTg AGTGACTGCAATGCCGTCATGACCCTTTCCACACCGGTTCAGCTGCCCTGCACAGAGCTTCATGTAGCATCTTGGGAAGACAAATCAGT gttacTGCAGtaccaggagaggagaggagacatcaTTGCATCCTTGAGGCTTCTTATCGAAGGTGTGAAGGTCATGAGGGCCTTGAGTACGCCAGGATGTGGCACTTCACTGCTGCAGAGATTGGagaacaacatcaacaactatCTGGTCATTCTCACACACCTTCAGCTCAGT GGGCCAGTGGAGACTCCATCATTGTCTTGTGTTCCTCTGAGGTCGCAGAGTCTGACCACAGTCCTGCTGAGATACAACCAACTGATCTCAGGCAAACTGGAGAGGTTCATGATTAATATGGAAGACAGATGCCCTCACAAGTGA